A part of Lutra lutra chromosome 2, mLutLut1.2, whole genome shotgun sequence genomic DNA contains:
- the CXXC4 gene encoding CXXC-type zinc finger protein 4 isoform X2: MNTNVCVEPGPSPEAPGLPKESHLPEGALNSLVDYNSEMERYRSFATSFYKTNGGAFPQAAKIARITTPIFPSSAAAAAAAARIGMSPWNCDNAATAAAATAMLWGSGGGGGGGGGGSGGGGGGGGGGGGGGGRKSSSAAASSSASSSAILPAGGGGGGGGGGGGGGGGGGGGSRTSMHHRNDSQRLGKAGCPPEPSLQMANTNFLSTLSPEHCRPLAGECMNKLKCGAAEAEIMNLPERVGTFSAIPALGGISLPPGVIVMTALHSPAAASAAVTDSAFQIANLADCPQNHSSSSSSSSGGASGANPAKKKRKRCGVCVPCKRLINCGVCSSCRNRKTGHQICKFRKCEELKKKPGTSLERTPVPSAEAFRWFF; the protein is encoded by the exons ATGAACACCAATGTCTGCGTGGAGCCCGGGCCGAGCCCGGAGGCCCCGGGCTTGCCCAAGGAAAGCCACCTGCCCGAGGGGGCCCTGAACAGCCTTGTGGATTACAACTCGGAGATGGAGCGCTACCGCTCCTTTGCCACCTCCTTCTACAAGACCAACGGGGGCGCCTTCCCGCAGGCGGCCAAGATCGCGCGCATCACCACCCCCATCTTCCCCagcagcgccgccgccgccgcggccgccgcgcgCATCGGCATGTCCCCCTGGAACTGCGACAACGcggccaccgccgccgccgccaccgccatGCTCTGGGgcagcggcgggggcgggggcggcggcgggggcggcagcggcggcgggggcggcgggggcggtggcgggggcggcgggggcggcagGAAAtcctcctccgccgccgcctcctcctccgcctcctcttCGGCAATCCTCCCCgccggcggtggcggcggcggcggcggcggcggtggcggcggcggcggcggcggcggcggcggcagcaggaCCAGCATGCACCACCGAAACGACTCCCAGAGGCTGGGGAAAGCTGGCTGCCCGCCAGAgccgtcgttgcaaatggcaaatacTAATTTCCTCTCCACCTTATCCCCTGAACACTGCAGACCTTTGGCGGGGGAATGCATGAACAAGCTCAAATGCGGCGCTGCTGAAGCAGAGATAATGAATCTCCCCGAGCGCGTGGGGACTTTTTCCGCTATCCCGGCTTTAGGGGGCATCTCATTACCTCCAGGGGTCATCGTCATGACAGCCCTTCACTCCCCCGCAGCAGCCTCAGCAGCCGTCACAGACAGTGCGTTTCAAATTGCCAATCTGGCAGACTGCCCGCAGAatcattcctcctcctcctcgtcctcctcagGGGGAGCTAGCGGAGCCAACCCGgccaagaagaagaggaaaaggtgtGGGGTCTGTGTGCCCTGCAAGAGGCTCATCAACTGTGGCGTCTGCAGCAGTTGCAGGAACCGCAAAACGGGACACCAGATCTGcaaatttagaaaatgtgaagAGCTAAAGAAAAAACCTGGCACTTCGCTAGAG AGAACACCTGTTCCCAGCGCTGAAGCATTCCGATGGTTCTTTTAA
- the CXXC4 gene encoding CXXC-type zinc finger protein 4 isoform X1: protein MNTNVCVEPGPSPEAPGLPKESHLPEGALNSLVDYNSEMERYRSFATSFYKTNGGAFPQAAKIARITTPIFPSSAAAAAAAARIGMSPWNCDNAATAAAATAMLWGSGGGGGGGGGGSGGGGGGGGGGGGGGGRKSSSAAASSSASSSAILPAGGGGGGGGGGGGGGGGGGGGSRTSMHHRNDSQRLGKAGCPPEPSLQMANTNFLSTLSPEHCRPLAGECMNKLKCGAAEAEIMNLPERVGTFSAIPALGGISLPPGVIVMTALHSPAAASAAVTDSAFQIANLADCPQNHSSSSSSSSGGASGANPAKKKRKRCGVCVPCKRLINCGVCSSCRNRKTGHQICKFRKCEELKKKPGTSLEVRGDDFLFPSLPPSLLTPLSSPLQGFLSGLKMQYPFPEASFRL, encoded by the coding sequence ATGAACACCAATGTCTGCGTGGAGCCCGGGCCGAGCCCGGAGGCCCCGGGCTTGCCCAAGGAAAGCCACCTGCCCGAGGGGGCCCTGAACAGCCTTGTGGATTACAACTCGGAGATGGAGCGCTACCGCTCCTTTGCCACCTCCTTCTACAAGACCAACGGGGGCGCCTTCCCGCAGGCGGCCAAGATCGCGCGCATCACCACCCCCATCTTCCCCagcagcgccgccgccgccgcggccgccgcgcgCATCGGCATGTCCCCCTGGAACTGCGACAACGcggccaccgccgccgccgccaccgccatGCTCTGGGgcagcggcgggggcgggggcggcggcgggggcggcagcggcggcgggggcggcgggggcggtggcgggggcggcgggggcggcagGAAAtcctcctccgccgccgcctcctcctccgcctcctcttCGGCAATCCTCCCCgccggcggtggcggcggcggcggcggcggcggtggcggcggcggcggcggcggcggcggcggcagcaggaCCAGCATGCACCACCGAAACGACTCCCAGAGGCTGGGGAAAGCTGGCTGCCCGCCAGAgccgtcgttgcaaatggcaaatacTAATTTCCTCTCCACCTTATCCCCTGAACACTGCAGACCTTTGGCGGGGGAATGCATGAACAAGCTCAAATGCGGCGCTGCTGAAGCAGAGATAATGAATCTCCCCGAGCGCGTGGGGACTTTTTCCGCTATCCCGGCTTTAGGGGGCATCTCATTACCTCCAGGGGTCATCGTCATGACAGCCCTTCACTCCCCCGCAGCAGCCTCAGCAGCCGTCACAGACAGTGCGTTTCAAATTGCCAATCTGGCAGACTGCCCGCAGAatcattcctcctcctcctcgtcctcctcagGGGGAGCTAGCGGAGCCAACCCGgccaagaagaagaggaaaaggtgtGGGGTCTGTGTGCCCTGCAAGAGGCTCATCAACTGTGGCGTCTGCAGCAGTTGCAGGAACCGCAAAACGGGACACCAGATCTGcaaatttagaaaatgtgaagAGCTAAAGAAAAAACCTGGCACTTCGCTAGAGGTCAGAGGAGATGATTTCTTGTTTCCCAgtctccccccctccctcctcactcccctctcttctccccttcagGGCTTCTTGTCTGGCTTGAAGATGCAGTACCCCTTTCCTGAAGCTTCATTCAGGCTGTAA